In the Candidatus Cloacimonadota bacterium genome, TCAAAAAACACTTTCAGGTTCACTCGCTGGAAGCTTTTGACGCCCACGCAAAACGCTTGGGTGCCACAGCCGCCGGAGCAGCCCTGGCCTACGTTCAAACCCTGTATCAGGTTCCTCTTACCCACATCAGCAGCCTCAGGTTTTATTCCCTGAGCAGCTATATGCAATTGGATGAAATCAGCCGCCGCAATTTGGAACTGATTCGCTCCATCCGCTATGGCGACAGGCATGGCAGCCTGCTGTCTGTTTTGGATCAAACCCAGACTCCGATGGGCTCGCGGCTCATCCAGAACTGGCTGCTGCATCCGCTTTTAGACCCAGACCAAATCGGCAAACGTCAGGATTTGATTCAGGCTTTTCTATCCAACACAGCCTATTTGAAGGATGTGCGCGCCAGCCTGAAGGAAATTGGCGATATTTCCCGGCTGGTTTCCCGCTTGGGTTCGCTGCGCATCAATCCCCGCGAAATGATGGCGCTGCGTTCATATCTGCTTATTTTGGATGAACTTCGCCAAAGATTGAAGGTGTTTAATGAGCCTTTGATTGATGCTCTGGAAAATGCTCTGGGCGGTTTTGAGGATTTGGCGCAATCCATTGGAGACGCCATTCAAGAGCATCCACCCGTTACCATCAGCGATGGAGGCATCTTCAAACCAGGCTATGACAGTGATCTCGATGAACTTTTGGGACTTATCCACGATGGAAAATCCTGGATCGCGCGCCTGGAAGATGATGAACGTAAAAAAACGGGGATAAACAACCTGAAGGTCGGCTACAACAGAGTTTTTGGCTATTATCTGGAGGTGGGCAGCGCCCACACTTCCAAAGTGCCGGATTATTGGGTTCCCAAACAGACTTTGGTGAATTCCCAACGCTATATTTCACCGCGTCTGAAGGAATTTGAGGCCAAGGTGCTCAGTTCTGAGGAAAAGAACAAGAGCCTGGAATATGAGCTGTTCAAAAACTTTCGCGTCAGCGTGGCATCGCGTTTGGAAGAGCTGCAAAAACTTGGTGAAAATATAGCCCTAATCGACGTTCAGAGCAGTCTGGCTTGGCTGGCCTGGCAAAATAACTACAGCCGTCCACAATTTACGCAGGAACGCAGTTTGACCATTGAAGACGGACGCCATCCTGTGATTGAAAAACTGATTGAAGACCAGGATTTTATCCCCAACGATACCCAACTGGATTATCCTGAAACCACCATCGCCATTATCACAGGACCGAATATGGCGGGAAAATCCACCTATCTGCGTCAGGTGGGTCTGCTGGCCATTATGGCTCAAATCGGAAGCTTCGTTCCGGCTAAAAAACTGCTGATGCCCGTTTTTGACCGTGTTTTCACCCGTGTGGGCGCTTCCGATAACCTTGCCCAGGGTCAAAGCACTTTTTTGGTGGAAATGATTGAAACCGCTAATATCCTTCACACTGCCACAGAGGATTCACTAATTCTTTTGGATGAGATTGGGCGCGGAACCTCCACTTTTGACGGGCTGAGCTTGGCTTGGTCCATCATCGAATACATCCAAAAATACAAGCGCACCCTCACTCTTTTTGCCACCCACTATCATGAACTGACGGAACTGGAAAACATCTATCCTGATATCCGAAACTACAACGTTTTAGTCAAAGAATACAACGACGAGATGATTTTTCTGCGCAAGATTGAGCGCGGCGGAGCGGACCAAAGCTATGGCATTCAGGTTGCAAGGCTGGCGGGAATTCCGGACAGGGTGGTACGCCGCGCTCGTGAAATCCTGCGAAATCTGGAAGATCACGAACTTTCACCCCAGGGACTGACCGCTTCGATCCGCCGCAAACTGAATAAAACCCAGCCCCAGATGGAGCTTTTTGAAGTTTTGGCGGACAAAGCCGATGTGCTCGATCCCATCATCGAAGAAATTAAAGACCTCGAGCTGGACGCCCTCACCCCCATCGAAGCCTGGAACAAGCTAAAAGACATTCAGGACAAATTATGAAACCACAGCATTTTTTACTTCTAATCACCGTCGTGGCGGCGCTTTTATTGGCAGCCTGCAGCGCAAACCAGACCGATCTGGCTGGTAAAATTAACGGTCAACCCATCTCACGTAACGCCTTCAACGAATCTCACCGCAGACACTATGAAAACTTCCAAATAATCCAAAACCGCGCGCCCTCCCGGGAAGAACGTGAACAGATAAAATGGGAAACCTGGACGAATTTGGCGCGGGTCACC is a window encoding:
- the mutS gene encoding DNA mismatch repair protein MutS, giving the protein MLRQFQELKDAHPDKLLLFRMGDFYETFFDDAHTAAKILNITLTSRDKTSENPVPMAGFPHHALEAYLDKLIKAGLKIAICEQTEDPKKAVGLVKREVVEIITPGTVLDHSLIGGSANNFLSAVYYEDEKQKAGLASLELSTGEFIFTELKTEELANELLRLRPAEIIVNSSASEAFIKSLKLEYNPTISIFDSWQFRPSEAASVLKKHFQVHSLEAFDAHAKRLGATAAGAALAYVQTLYQVPLTHISSLRFYSLSSYMQLDEISRRNLELIRSIRYGDRHGSLLSVLDQTQTPMGSRLIQNWLLHPLLDPDQIGKRQDLIQAFLSNTAYLKDVRASLKEIGDISRLVSRLGSLRINPREMMALRSYLLILDELRQRLKVFNEPLIDALENALGGFEDLAQSIGDAIQEHPPVTISDGGIFKPGYDSDLDELLGLIHDGKSWIARLEDDERKKTGINNLKVGYNRVFGYYLEVGSAHTSKVPDYWVPKQTLVNSQRYISPRLKEFEAKVLSSEEKNKSLEYELFKNFRVSVASRLEELQKLGENIALIDVQSSLAWLAWQNNYSRPQFTQERSLTIEDGRHPVIEKLIEDQDFIPNDTQLDYPETTIAIITGPNMAGKSTYLRQVGLLAIMAQIGSFVPAKKLLMPVFDRVFTRVGASDNLAQGQSTFLVEMIETANILHTATEDSLILLDEIGRGTSTFDGLSLAWSIIEYIQKYKRTLTLFATHYHELTELENIYPDIRNYNVLVKEYNDEMIFLRKIERGGADQSYGIQVARLAGIPDRVVRRAREILRNLEDHELSPQGLTASIRRKLNKTQPQMELFEVLADKADVLDPIIEEIKDLELDALTPIEAWNKLKDIQDKL